In Brachypodium distachyon strain Bd21 chromosome 2, Brachypodium_distachyon_v3.0, whole genome shotgun sequence, one genomic interval encodes:
- the LOC100840524 gene encoding probable AMP deaminase isoform X3 has protein sequence MDDSSASSYKLQLSVAALVGASAAAASAYYLHCRAVAQLGGDIVRSSTAAAKSGLQRRRHREAGKPPPPRRTAAGSSSLPDLSAIYAAGGVARGYPVGEEYDDDEEGVGPYVDDALTAAAACMQIPEGLPRLQVGPDGNKQLGRSSSNRRVGLIRPNLPKSVPGASTFESVEGSDEDVAMKISGKLDNGYLNANGNLEGEHKGNAIMENGAAIPLAAKNLARSKSISNDLHGVQPDPVAADILRKEPEQESFVKLLTAPNEIPSPDEIEVYKILQKCLELRDCYLFREEVAPWEKEVINDPCTPKPNLNPFTYGPEPKSEHVFQMVDGVVQVYADKDYTERIYPVADATTFFTDLHYVLRVTAAGNTRTVCHNRLNLLEHKFKFHLMLNADREFLAQKTAPHRDFYNVRKVDTHVHHSACMNQKHLLRFIKSKLRKEPDEVVIFRDGTYMTLKEVFESLDLTGYDLNVDLLDVHADKSTFHRFDKFNLKYNPCGQSRLREIFLKQDNLIQGRFLAELTMQVFSDLNASKYQMAEYRISIYGRKQSEWDQLASWIVNNELYSENVVWLVQIPRLYNVYKQMGIVTSFQNLLDNIFLPLFEVTVDPSSHPQLHVFLKQVVGLDLVDDESKPERRPTKHMPTPEQWTNVFNPAFSYYAYYCYANLYTLNKLRESKGMNTIKFRPHAGEAGDVDHLAATFLLCHSISHGINLRKSPVLQYLYYLGQIGLAMSPLSNNSLFLDYHRNPFPMFFQRGLNVSLSTDDPLQIHLTKEPLVEEYSIAASLWKLSSCDLCEIARNSVYQSGFSHALKDYTPRLVGANNFDHTHWLKEWRMECLVGM, from the exons ATGGACGattcctccgcctcctcctacAAGCTGCAGCTCTCCGTCGCGGCGCTCGTGGgcgcctccgcggccgccgcatcCGCCTACTACCTGCACTGCCGCGCCGTCGCGCAGCTCGGCGGCGACATCGTCCGCTCCTCAACCGCCGCCGCAAAAAGCggcctgcagcggcggcgccaccgcgAGGCCGGAAAGCCCCCTCCCCCCCGCCGCAcggccgccggctcctcctcgctccccGACCTCTCTGCCATCTACGCCGCCGGCGGTGTCGCCAGGGGTTACCCCGTGGGGGAGGAgtacgacgacgatgaggaagGGGTGGGCCCGTACGTGGACGAcgcgctcaccgccgccgccgcctgcatgCAGATCCCCGAGGGCTTGCCAAGGCTGCAAGTGGGGCCTGACG GCAACAAACAACTTGGTCGTTCAAGTTCAAACAGACGGGTTGGATTAATCAGACCAAATTTACCCAAGTCCGTTCCGGGTGCAAGTACTTTTGAGAGTGTAGAGGGATCAGATGAGGATGTCGCCATGAAGATCAGTGGCAAACTTGATAATGGCTACCTGAATGCAAATGGGAATCTT GAGGGAGAACACAAAGGAAATGCAATCATGGAAAATGGGGCTGCAATACCATTAGCTGCCAAAAACCTCGCCCGGTCTAAGAGTATATCCAATGATCTTCATGGGGTCCAACCTGATCCAGTTGCTGCAGATATTCTTCGGAAAGAACCTGAGCAAGAATCATTCGTCAAGCTATTGACTGCTCCAAATG AGATCCCATCTCCTGATGAAATTGAGGTCTACAAAATCCTTCAAAAGTGCCTTGAGTTAAGAGATTGTTACCTATTTAGAGAAGAGGTTGCTCCATGGGAGAAGGAGGTCATAAATGATCCTTGTACACCAAAACCGAATCTAAATCCATTCACTTATGGGCCTGAACCAAAATCAGAG CATGTTTTCCAAATGGTCGATGGTGTTGTCCAGGTCTATGCGGATAAGGACT ATACGGAAAGAATTTATCCTGTTGCTGATGCCACAACCTTTTTCACTGACTTGCATTATGTTCTCCGGGTGACTGCCGCGGGGAACACGAGAACTGTCTGTCATAACCGGTTGAATCTTCTAGAGCAT AAGTTTAAATTTCATCTGATGTTAAACGCGGACAGGGAGTTTCTTGCCCAGAAGACTGCACCGCACCGTGATTTCTACAATGTTAGGAAGGTCGACACCCATGTTCACCACTCAGCATGCATGAATCAGAAACATTTGCTGAGATTCATAAAGTCCAAACTGAGAAAAGAACCTGATGAG GTTGTCATTTTCAGAGATGGTACTTATATGACTCTGAAGGAGGTTTTTGAGAGTTTGGACTTAACTGG GTATGATTTGAATGTTGATTTGCTAGACGTCCATGCAGACAAAAGTACGTTTCATCGTTTTGACAAATTCAACCTTAAATACAATCCATGTGGCCAAAGTAGGCTCCGTGAGATTTTCCTTAAACAGGACAATCTTATTCAAG GTCGTTTTCTTGCTGAGCTGACGATGCAAGTTTTTTCGGATCTTAATGCAAGCAAATATCAG ATGGCCGAATATAGGATTTCAATCTACGGGAGGAAGCAAAGTGAGTGGGACCAACTTGCGAGTTGGATAGTAAACAATGAATTGTATAGTGAAAATGTTGTCTGGTTGGTTCAG ATTCCACGCTTATATAATGTGTACAAGCAAATGGGCATTGTTACATCATTTCAAAATCTTCTCGACAACATTTTCCTTCCTCTGTTTGAGGTTACTGTTGATCCATCTTCGCACCCACAGCTTCATGTCTTCCTAAAGCAG GTTGTAGGGTTGGATTTGGTTGATGATGAGAGTAAACCTGAAAGGCGTCCAACTAAGCACATGCCTACGCCTGAGCAATGGACTAATGTCTTCAACCCTGCATTTTCATATTATGCATACTACTGCTATGCTAACTTATACACACTGAACAAG TTGCGTGAGTCAAAGGGGATGAACACTATCAAATTCCGTCCACATGCTGGTGAG GCTGGCGACGTCGATCACTTGGCAGCGacatttcttctttgtcacagTATATCACATGGAATCAATTTAAGGAAGTCTCCTGTGCTCCAATATCTGTACTATCTTGGTCAG ATTGGTCTGGCAATGTCCCCACTAAGCAACAACTCATTGTTCCTTGATTACCATCGGAACCCTTTTCCGATGTTTTTCCAACGAGGACTGAATGTCTCACTGTCCACGGATGATCCATTGCAAATCCACCTGACGAAAGAACCATTGGTTGAAGAATACAGCATTGCTGCTTCG CTGTGGAAGCTCAGTTCTTGTGATTTATGTGAAATTGCGAGAAATTCTGTATATCAATCAGGGTTTTCACATGCTCTCAAG GATTATACTCCGAGATTAGTTGGTGCGAATAACTTTGATCACACACATTGGTTGAAAGAGTGGCGCATGGAATGTTTGGTGGGTATGTAA
- the LOC100840524 gene encoding probable AMP deaminase isoform X1, with translation MDDSSASSYKLQLSVAALVGASAAAASAYYLHCRAVAQLGGDIVRSSTAAAKSGLQRRRHREAGKPPPPRRTAAGSSSLPDLSAIYAAGGVARGYPVGEEYDDDEEGVGPYVDDALTAAAACMQIPEGLPRLQVGPDGNKQLGRSSSNRRVGLIRPNLPKSVPGASTFESVEGSDEDVAMKISGKLDNGYLNANGNLEGEHKGNAIMENGAAIPLAAKNLARSKSISNDLHGVQPDPVAADILRKEPEQESFVKLLTAPNEIPSPDEIEVYKILQKCLELRDCYLFREEVAPWEKEVINDPCTPKPNLNPFTYGPEPKSEHVFQMVDGVVQVYADKDYTERIYPVADATTFFTDLHYVLRVTAAGNTRTVCHNRLNLLEHKFKFHLMLNADREFLAQKTAPHRDFYNVRKVDTHVHHSACMNQKHLLRFIKSKLRKEPDEVVIFRDGTYMTLKEVFESLDLTGYDLNVDLLDVHADKSTFHRFDKFNLKYNPCGQSRLREIFLKQDNLIQGRFLAELTMQVFSDLNASKYQMAEYRISIYGRKQSEWDQLASWIVNNELYSENVVWLVQIPRLYNVYKQMGIVTSFQNLLDNIFLPLFEVTVDPSSHPQLHVFLKQVVGLDLVDDESKPERRPTKHMPTPEQWTNVFNPAFSYYAYYCYANLYTLNKLRESKGMNTIKFRPHAGEAGDVDHLAATFLLCHSISHGINLRKSPVLQYLYYLGQIGLAMSPLSNNSLFLDYHRNPFPMFFQRGLNVSLSTDDPLQIHLTKEPLVEEYSIAASLWKLSSCDLCEIARNSVYQSGFSHALKAHWIGKNYYKRGPSGNDIHRTNVPHIRIEFRDLIWRDEMQLVYLNNVILPEEVDQ, from the exons ATGGACGattcctccgcctcctcctacAAGCTGCAGCTCTCCGTCGCGGCGCTCGTGGgcgcctccgcggccgccgcatcCGCCTACTACCTGCACTGCCGCGCCGTCGCGCAGCTCGGCGGCGACATCGTCCGCTCCTCAACCGCCGCCGCAAAAAGCggcctgcagcggcggcgccaccgcgAGGCCGGAAAGCCCCCTCCCCCCCGCCGCAcggccgccggctcctcctcgctccccGACCTCTCTGCCATCTACGCCGCCGGCGGTGTCGCCAGGGGTTACCCCGTGGGGGAGGAgtacgacgacgatgaggaagGGGTGGGCCCGTACGTGGACGAcgcgctcaccgccgccgccgcctgcatgCAGATCCCCGAGGGCTTGCCAAGGCTGCAAGTGGGGCCTGACG GCAACAAACAACTTGGTCGTTCAAGTTCAAACAGACGGGTTGGATTAATCAGACCAAATTTACCCAAGTCCGTTCCGGGTGCAAGTACTTTTGAGAGTGTAGAGGGATCAGATGAGGATGTCGCCATGAAGATCAGTGGCAAACTTGATAATGGCTACCTGAATGCAAATGGGAATCTT GAGGGAGAACACAAAGGAAATGCAATCATGGAAAATGGGGCTGCAATACCATTAGCTGCCAAAAACCTCGCCCGGTCTAAGAGTATATCCAATGATCTTCATGGGGTCCAACCTGATCCAGTTGCTGCAGATATTCTTCGGAAAGAACCTGAGCAAGAATCATTCGTCAAGCTATTGACTGCTCCAAATG AGATCCCATCTCCTGATGAAATTGAGGTCTACAAAATCCTTCAAAAGTGCCTTGAGTTAAGAGATTGTTACCTATTTAGAGAAGAGGTTGCTCCATGGGAGAAGGAGGTCATAAATGATCCTTGTACACCAAAACCGAATCTAAATCCATTCACTTATGGGCCTGAACCAAAATCAGAG CATGTTTTCCAAATGGTCGATGGTGTTGTCCAGGTCTATGCGGATAAGGACT ATACGGAAAGAATTTATCCTGTTGCTGATGCCACAACCTTTTTCACTGACTTGCATTATGTTCTCCGGGTGACTGCCGCGGGGAACACGAGAACTGTCTGTCATAACCGGTTGAATCTTCTAGAGCAT AAGTTTAAATTTCATCTGATGTTAAACGCGGACAGGGAGTTTCTTGCCCAGAAGACTGCACCGCACCGTGATTTCTACAATGTTAGGAAGGTCGACACCCATGTTCACCACTCAGCATGCATGAATCAGAAACATTTGCTGAGATTCATAAAGTCCAAACTGAGAAAAGAACCTGATGAG GTTGTCATTTTCAGAGATGGTACTTATATGACTCTGAAGGAGGTTTTTGAGAGTTTGGACTTAACTGG GTATGATTTGAATGTTGATTTGCTAGACGTCCATGCAGACAAAAGTACGTTTCATCGTTTTGACAAATTCAACCTTAAATACAATCCATGTGGCCAAAGTAGGCTCCGTGAGATTTTCCTTAAACAGGACAATCTTATTCAAG GTCGTTTTCTTGCTGAGCTGACGATGCAAGTTTTTTCGGATCTTAATGCAAGCAAATATCAG ATGGCCGAATATAGGATTTCAATCTACGGGAGGAAGCAAAGTGAGTGGGACCAACTTGCGAGTTGGATAGTAAACAATGAATTGTATAGTGAAAATGTTGTCTGGTTGGTTCAG ATTCCACGCTTATATAATGTGTACAAGCAAATGGGCATTGTTACATCATTTCAAAATCTTCTCGACAACATTTTCCTTCCTCTGTTTGAGGTTACTGTTGATCCATCTTCGCACCCACAGCTTCATGTCTTCCTAAAGCAG GTTGTAGGGTTGGATTTGGTTGATGATGAGAGTAAACCTGAAAGGCGTCCAACTAAGCACATGCCTACGCCTGAGCAATGGACTAATGTCTTCAACCCTGCATTTTCATATTATGCATACTACTGCTATGCTAACTTATACACACTGAACAAG TTGCGTGAGTCAAAGGGGATGAACACTATCAAATTCCGTCCACATGCTGGTGAG GCTGGCGACGTCGATCACTTGGCAGCGacatttcttctttgtcacagTATATCACATGGAATCAATTTAAGGAAGTCTCCTGTGCTCCAATATCTGTACTATCTTGGTCAG ATTGGTCTGGCAATGTCCCCACTAAGCAACAACTCATTGTTCCTTGATTACCATCGGAACCCTTTTCCGATGTTTTTCCAACGAGGACTGAATGTCTCACTGTCCACGGATGATCCATTGCAAATCCACCTGACGAAAGAACCATTGGTTGAAGAATACAGCATTGCTGCTTCG CTGTGGAAGCTCAGTTCTTGTGATTTATGTGAAATTGCGAGAAATTCTGTATATCAATCAGGGTTTTCACATGCTCTCAAG GCACATTGGATTGGTAAGAACTACTACAAAAGAGGCCCTTCAGGGAATGATATCCACAGAACTAATGTGCCACATATCAGGATTGAATTTAGGGATCTG ATCTGGAGAGATGAAATGCAGCTCGTTTACCTTAACAACGTCATCTTACCTGAAGAGGTGGACCAGTAA
- the LOC100840524 gene encoding probable AMP deaminase isoform X5 — translation MKISGKLDNGYLNANGNLEGEHKGNAIMENGAAIPLAAKNLARSKSISNDLHGVQPDPVAADILRKEPEQESFVKLLTAPNEIPSPDEIEVYKILQKCLELRDCYLFREEVAPWEKEVINDPCTPKPNLNPFTYGPEPKSEHVFQMVDGVVQVYADKDYTERIYPVADATTFFTDLHYVLRVTAAGNTRTVCHNRLNLLEHKFKFHLMLNADREFLAQKTAPHRDFYNVRKVDTHVHHSACMNQKHLLRFIKSKLRKEPDEVVIFRDGTYMTLKEVFESLDLTGYDLNVDLLDVHADKSTFHRFDKFNLKYNPCGQSRLREIFLKQDNLIQGRFLAELTMQVFSDLNASKYQMAEYRISIYGRKQSEWDQLASWIVNNELYSENVVWLVQIPRLYNVYKQMGIVTSFQNLLDNIFLPLFEVTVDPSSHPQLHVFLKQVVGLDLVDDESKPERRPTKHMPTPEQWTNVFNPAFSYYAYYCYANLYTLNKLRESKGMNTIKFRPHAGEAGDVDHLAATFLLCHSISHGINLRKSPVLQYLYYLGQIGLAMSPLSNNSLFLDYHRNPFPMFFQRGLNVSLSTDDPLQIHLTKEPLVEEYSIAASLWKLSSCDLCEIARNSVYQSGFSHALKAHWIGKNYYKRGPSGNDIHRTNVPHIRIEFRDLIWRDEMQLVYLNNVILPEEVDQ, via the exons ATGAAGATCAGTGGCAAACTTGATAATGGCTACCTGAATGCAAATGGGAATCTT GAGGGAGAACACAAAGGAAATGCAATCATGGAAAATGGGGCTGCAATACCATTAGCTGCCAAAAACCTCGCCCGGTCTAAGAGTATATCCAATGATCTTCATGGGGTCCAACCTGATCCAGTTGCTGCAGATATTCTTCGGAAAGAACCTGAGCAAGAATCATTCGTCAAGCTATTGACTGCTCCAAATG AGATCCCATCTCCTGATGAAATTGAGGTCTACAAAATCCTTCAAAAGTGCCTTGAGTTAAGAGATTGTTACCTATTTAGAGAAGAGGTTGCTCCATGGGAGAAGGAGGTCATAAATGATCCTTGTACACCAAAACCGAATCTAAATCCATTCACTTATGGGCCTGAACCAAAATCAGAG CATGTTTTCCAAATGGTCGATGGTGTTGTCCAGGTCTATGCGGATAAGGACT ATACGGAAAGAATTTATCCTGTTGCTGATGCCACAACCTTTTTCACTGACTTGCATTATGTTCTCCGGGTGACTGCCGCGGGGAACACGAGAACTGTCTGTCATAACCGGTTGAATCTTCTAGAGCAT AAGTTTAAATTTCATCTGATGTTAAACGCGGACAGGGAGTTTCTTGCCCAGAAGACTGCACCGCACCGTGATTTCTACAATGTTAGGAAGGTCGACACCCATGTTCACCACTCAGCATGCATGAATCAGAAACATTTGCTGAGATTCATAAAGTCCAAACTGAGAAAAGAACCTGATGAG GTTGTCATTTTCAGAGATGGTACTTATATGACTCTGAAGGAGGTTTTTGAGAGTTTGGACTTAACTGG GTATGATTTGAATGTTGATTTGCTAGACGTCCATGCAGACAAAAGTACGTTTCATCGTTTTGACAAATTCAACCTTAAATACAATCCATGTGGCCAAAGTAGGCTCCGTGAGATTTTCCTTAAACAGGACAATCTTATTCAAG GTCGTTTTCTTGCTGAGCTGACGATGCAAGTTTTTTCGGATCTTAATGCAAGCAAATATCAG ATGGCCGAATATAGGATTTCAATCTACGGGAGGAAGCAAAGTGAGTGGGACCAACTTGCGAGTTGGATAGTAAACAATGAATTGTATAGTGAAAATGTTGTCTGGTTGGTTCAG ATTCCACGCTTATATAATGTGTACAAGCAAATGGGCATTGTTACATCATTTCAAAATCTTCTCGACAACATTTTCCTTCCTCTGTTTGAGGTTACTGTTGATCCATCTTCGCACCCACAGCTTCATGTCTTCCTAAAGCAG GTTGTAGGGTTGGATTTGGTTGATGATGAGAGTAAACCTGAAAGGCGTCCAACTAAGCACATGCCTACGCCTGAGCAATGGACTAATGTCTTCAACCCTGCATTTTCATATTATGCATACTACTGCTATGCTAACTTATACACACTGAACAAG TTGCGTGAGTCAAAGGGGATGAACACTATCAAATTCCGTCCACATGCTGGTGAG GCTGGCGACGTCGATCACTTGGCAGCGacatttcttctttgtcacagTATATCACATGGAATCAATTTAAGGAAGTCTCCTGTGCTCCAATATCTGTACTATCTTGGTCAG ATTGGTCTGGCAATGTCCCCACTAAGCAACAACTCATTGTTCCTTGATTACCATCGGAACCCTTTTCCGATGTTTTTCCAACGAGGACTGAATGTCTCACTGTCCACGGATGATCCATTGCAAATCCACCTGACGAAAGAACCATTGGTTGAAGAATACAGCATTGCTGCTTCG CTGTGGAAGCTCAGTTCTTGTGATTTATGTGAAATTGCGAGAAATTCTGTATATCAATCAGGGTTTTCACATGCTCTCAAG GCACATTGGATTGGTAAGAACTACTACAAAAGAGGCCCTTCAGGGAATGATATCCACAGAACTAATGTGCCACATATCAGGATTGAATTTAGGGATCTG ATCTGGAGAGATGAAATGCAGCTCGTTTACCTTAACAACGTCATCTTACCTGAAGAGGTGGACCAGTAA
- the LOC100840524 gene encoding probable AMP deaminase isoform X2, with the protein MDDSSASSYKLQLSVAALVGASAAAASAYYLHCRAVAQLGGDIVRSSTAAAKSGLQRRRHREAGKPPPPRRTAAGSSSLPDLSAIYAAGGVARGYPVGEEYDDDEEGVGPYVDDALTAAAACMQIPEGLPRLQVGPDGNKQLGRSSSNRRVGLIRPNLPKSVPGASTFESVEGSDEDVAMKISGKLDNGYLNANGNLEGEHKGNAIMENGAAIPLAAKNLARSKSISNDLHGVQPDPVAADILRKEPEQESFVKLLTAPNEIPSPDEIEVYKILQKCLELRDCYLFREEVAPWEKEVINDPCTPKPNLNPFTYGPEPKSEHVFQMVDGVVQVYADKDYTERIYPVADATTFFTDLHYVLRVTAAGNTRTVCHNRLNLLEHKFKFHLMLNADREFLAQKTAPHRDFYNVRKVDTHVHHSACMNQKHLLRFIKSKLRKEPDEVVIFRDGTYMTLKEVFESLDLTGYDLNVDLLDVHADKSTFHRFDKFNLKYNPCGQSRLREIFLKQDNLIQGRFLAELTMQVFSDLNASKYQMAEYRISIYGRKQSEWDQLASWIVNNELYSENVVWLVQIPRLYNVYKQMGIVTSFQNLLDNIFLPLFEVTVDPSSHPQLHVFLKQVVGLDLVDDESKPERRPTKHMPTPEQWTNVFNPAFSYYAYYCYANLYTLNKLRESKGMNTIKFRPHAGEAGDVDHLAATFLLCHSISHGINLRKSPVLQYLYYLGQIGLAMSPLSNNSLFLDYHRNPFPMFFQRGLNVSLSTDDPLQIHLTKEPLVEEYSIAASLWKLSSCDLCEIARNSVYQSGFSHALKAHWIGKNYYKRGPSGNDIHRTNVPHIRIEFRDLILAAKNAA; encoded by the exons ATGGACGattcctccgcctcctcctacAAGCTGCAGCTCTCCGTCGCGGCGCTCGTGGgcgcctccgcggccgccgcatcCGCCTACTACCTGCACTGCCGCGCCGTCGCGCAGCTCGGCGGCGACATCGTCCGCTCCTCAACCGCCGCCGCAAAAAGCggcctgcagcggcggcgccaccgcgAGGCCGGAAAGCCCCCTCCCCCCCGCCGCAcggccgccggctcctcctcgctccccGACCTCTCTGCCATCTACGCCGCCGGCGGTGTCGCCAGGGGTTACCCCGTGGGGGAGGAgtacgacgacgatgaggaagGGGTGGGCCCGTACGTGGACGAcgcgctcaccgccgccgccgcctgcatgCAGATCCCCGAGGGCTTGCCAAGGCTGCAAGTGGGGCCTGACG GCAACAAACAACTTGGTCGTTCAAGTTCAAACAGACGGGTTGGATTAATCAGACCAAATTTACCCAAGTCCGTTCCGGGTGCAAGTACTTTTGAGAGTGTAGAGGGATCAGATGAGGATGTCGCCATGAAGATCAGTGGCAAACTTGATAATGGCTACCTGAATGCAAATGGGAATCTT GAGGGAGAACACAAAGGAAATGCAATCATGGAAAATGGGGCTGCAATACCATTAGCTGCCAAAAACCTCGCCCGGTCTAAGAGTATATCCAATGATCTTCATGGGGTCCAACCTGATCCAGTTGCTGCAGATATTCTTCGGAAAGAACCTGAGCAAGAATCATTCGTCAAGCTATTGACTGCTCCAAATG AGATCCCATCTCCTGATGAAATTGAGGTCTACAAAATCCTTCAAAAGTGCCTTGAGTTAAGAGATTGTTACCTATTTAGAGAAGAGGTTGCTCCATGGGAGAAGGAGGTCATAAATGATCCTTGTACACCAAAACCGAATCTAAATCCATTCACTTATGGGCCTGAACCAAAATCAGAG CATGTTTTCCAAATGGTCGATGGTGTTGTCCAGGTCTATGCGGATAAGGACT ATACGGAAAGAATTTATCCTGTTGCTGATGCCACAACCTTTTTCACTGACTTGCATTATGTTCTCCGGGTGACTGCCGCGGGGAACACGAGAACTGTCTGTCATAACCGGTTGAATCTTCTAGAGCAT AAGTTTAAATTTCATCTGATGTTAAACGCGGACAGGGAGTTTCTTGCCCAGAAGACTGCACCGCACCGTGATTTCTACAATGTTAGGAAGGTCGACACCCATGTTCACCACTCAGCATGCATGAATCAGAAACATTTGCTGAGATTCATAAAGTCCAAACTGAGAAAAGAACCTGATGAG GTTGTCATTTTCAGAGATGGTACTTATATGACTCTGAAGGAGGTTTTTGAGAGTTTGGACTTAACTGG GTATGATTTGAATGTTGATTTGCTAGACGTCCATGCAGACAAAAGTACGTTTCATCGTTTTGACAAATTCAACCTTAAATACAATCCATGTGGCCAAAGTAGGCTCCGTGAGATTTTCCTTAAACAGGACAATCTTATTCAAG GTCGTTTTCTTGCTGAGCTGACGATGCAAGTTTTTTCGGATCTTAATGCAAGCAAATATCAG ATGGCCGAATATAGGATTTCAATCTACGGGAGGAAGCAAAGTGAGTGGGACCAACTTGCGAGTTGGATAGTAAACAATGAATTGTATAGTGAAAATGTTGTCTGGTTGGTTCAG ATTCCACGCTTATATAATGTGTACAAGCAAATGGGCATTGTTACATCATTTCAAAATCTTCTCGACAACATTTTCCTTCCTCTGTTTGAGGTTACTGTTGATCCATCTTCGCACCCACAGCTTCATGTCTTCCTAAAGCAG GTTGTAGGGTTGGATTTGGTTGATGATGAGAGTAAACCTGAAAGGCGTCCAACTAAGCACATGCCTACGCCTGAGCAATGGACTAATGTCTTCAACCCTGCATTTTCATATTATGCATACTACTGCTATGCTAACTTATACACACTGAACAAG TTGCGTGAGTCAAAGGGGATGAACACTATCAAATTCCGTCCACATGCTGGTGAG GCTGGCGACGTCGATCACTTGGCAGCGacatttcttctttgtcacagTATATCACATGGAATCAATTTAAGGAAGTCTCCTGTGCTCCAATATCTGTACTATCTTGGTCAG ATTGGTCTGGCAATGTCCCCACTAAGCAACAACTCATTGTTCCTTGATTACCATCGGAACCCTTTTCCGATGTTTTTCCAACGAGGACTGAATGTCTCACTGTCCACGGATGATCCATTGCAAATCCACCTGACGAAAGAACCATTGGTTGAAGAATACAGCATTGCTGCTTCG CTGTGGAAGCTCAGTTCTTGTGATTTATGTGAAATTGCGAGAAATTCTGTATATCAATCAGGGTTTTCACATGCTCTCAAG GCACATTGGATTGGTAAGAACTACTACAAAAGAGGCCCTTCAGGGAATGATATCCACAGAACTAATGTGCCACATATCAGGATTGAATTTAGGGATCTG ATTCTCGCTGCAAAAAATGCTGCATGA